The following proteins are co-located in the Dietzia timorensis genome:
- a CDS encoding flavoprotein yields the protein MRLAIVVTGALSASFIPYWANWLSLTRSDVIPHYLISSAAEKFVSAGAVRAISNARVDIDDWNVHDDALHVELGDWMDAMLAYPCSFDYFAKTATGIVDRPSLLAKACSNVPLVLAPGLPPGAVEGPVYRRHLEALRKRDDITVVPPTPARSTSSRRSAYSAAPLGDCLVALNESHVA from the coding sequence ATGAGGCTCGCCATAGTCGTGACCGGAGCGCTCAGCGCCTCGTTCATTCCCTATTGGGCGAACTGGCTTTCGCTGACGCGGTCCGATGTCATCCCGCATTATCTCATCAGCTCCGCGGCCGAGAAGTTCGTCTCTGCCGGTGCCGTACGCGCCATCAGTAACGCCCGAGTGGATATCGACGACTGGAACGTCCACGATGACGCCCTCCACGTCGAGCTTGGCGACTGGATGGACGCCATGCTGGCGTACCCGTGCAGCTTCGACTATTTCGCCAAAACCGCAACCGGGATCGTCGACCGCCCGTCACTACTTGCCAAAGCATGTTCGAACGTCCCTCTGGTTCTCGCTCCCGGACTTCCTCCCGGGGCTGTCGAGGGCCCCGTCTACCGACGGCATCTCGAGGCACTCCGCAAGCGCGACGACATCACCGTCGTCCCCCCTACCCCGGCACGCAGCACGTCGTCCCGCCGCTCCGCCTACAGCGCGGCACCCCTGGGCGATTGTCTCGTCGCTCTGAACGAAAGTCACGTCGCATGA
- a CDS encoding insulinase family protein: protein MERIRLGTFDVIVEDCPGRRAIDVATAIGRGHRDDPVDRSGTAHLAEHVLARVAAVHELQGYGANFSATTHGGHLESRTVAPVGLADEVLRREARRLFAPARICEQDFERQRAAVLDEIAALNESDSPWPELGQAVFGEDSLLARDGMGIENDVRSVDAGDVSHFVDTARMRGGAIVVSADLTAIGGIASVMKALHPGRPRSDRAVHTPLRPGSRPGNGACRGRVSVPWLGWRIPGFAEDLHEHILVAAVGEILRRRGLSVRVGRSGPLYSADTDIFALAIPPGQSEVCAKIAEPCTRSELEAARSELERISRECETGTLLRARSTTLLRDTQDLADTVSTVIDELSTDDLTRRLTRFASAPEGRVDPIRDSTPARPGRFSFAQHPGSEDAEGSLLVERSFLTNSLMHVPTRTDSMHACEWLAVAMLNSIDRLAHGRAPIVRAARPVAAGPLLRLDSSIKELTDVVDSADVDTISELACFCAGQTLVETADSPWPGHNPHAEMFAAELLDADPDLVRAAGYRLALHSVSGA, encoded by the coding sequence ATGGAGCGGATAAGACTGGGCACGTTCGACGTCATAGTCGAAGACTGTCCCGGAAGGCGCGCGATCGATGTGGCAACGGCAATCGGAAGGGGACATCGAGACGACCCGGTGGATCGTTCCGGTACCGCGCACCTGGCCGAGCATGTCCTCGCGCGAGTGGCCGCTGTCCACGAACTGCAGGGTTATGGGGCGAACTTCAGTGCGACGACACATGGCGGACATCTCGAATCGCGAACTGTCGCTCCTGTCGGCCTAGCCGATGAGGTTCTCCGTCGCGAGGCACGCCGACTTTTCGCTCCGGCGCGGATCTGCGAGCAGGATTTCGAACGACAGCGAGCGGCAGTTCTCGACGAGATCGCCGCGCTGAACGAGTCCGATTCACCATGGCCGGAGCTCGGCCAAGCGGTGTTCGGAGAAGACTCGCTGCTGGCGAGAGACGGGATGGGAATCGAGAACGATGTACGCTCCGTCGATGCCGGCGACGTCTCGCACTTCGTCGACACGGCCCGGATGCGCGGAGGTGCCATCGTCGTTTCTGCCGATCTGACGGCGATCGGAGGAATAGCGTCCGTGATGAAGGCGCTCCACCCTGGTAGGCCCCGCTCGGATCGTGCGGTGCACACCCCTCTGCGGCCTGGCTCTCGGCCGGGAAACGGGGCATGCCGCGGTCGTGTCTCGGTTCCCTGGTTGGGCTGGCGAATCCCCGGTTTCGCCGAGGATCTTCATGAGCACATACTCGTTGCTGCGGTCGGAGAAATTCTGCGTCGACGCGGCTTGTCTGTTCGCGTCGGCCGCTCCGGGCCGCTGTACTCTGCCGATACCGATATTTTCGCCCTCGCAATCCCGCCCGGACAATCAGAGGTCTGTGCGAAAATCGCGGAACCGTGCACACGAAGTGAGCTCGAAGCGGCTAGGTCGGAGCTCGAGAGAATCTCCCGAGAATGTGAGACGGGCACTCTGCTCCGAGCGCGTTCGACGACACTCCTCCGGGACACCCAGGACCTGGCAGACACGGTGAGCACGGTCATCGACGAACTCAGTACCGACGACCTCACACGGAGGCTCACACGCTTCGCATCGGCACCCGAAGGACGGGTGGACCCCATTCGGGATTCAACGCCCGCAAGGCCGGGAAGATTTAGTTTCGCGCAGCACCCAGGCAGTGAGGATGCCGAGGGGTCTCTCCTGGTGGAGCGATCGTTTCTCACGAATTCGCTTATGCATGTGCCCACTAGGACCGATTCCATGCACGCATGCGAATGGCTGGCCGTGGCGATGTTGAACTCCATCGACCGACTTGCCCATGGACGCGCGCCGATCGTCCGCGCCGCAAGGCCTGTAGCAGCGGGCCCGTTGCTCCGACTTGATTCATCGATCAAGGAACTCACGGATGTCGTCGATTCGGCCGATGTCGACACCATCTCAGAGCTCGCCTGCTTCTGTGCCGGTCAAACCCTCGTCGAGACGGCGGATTCTCCCTGGCCCGGCCACAACCCTCACGCCGAGATGTTCGCCGCCGAGCTCCTAGACGCCGACCCGGATTTGGTTCGGGCCGCGGGCTACCGTCTGGCGCTGCACTCGGTTTCGGGCGCCTGA